TGCGCCACCAGCTCCGGGTGCTCGATGAAGTCGTTGGCGTGCCCCACGACGCCGGGGATGAGCAGCTTGCCCTCCGGCAGCTTCACGTCCTTCCAAACGGCCCACTCATGGTCGTGCCGCGGGTTGGACGCCTCGATCGAGTATCCCTCCGCCTTCACGTCCAGGATGATGTCCACAATGTCCGCCAGCGGAATGTCATGAACGTGCGGCCCCTTGTAGCTGCCCCAGCACATGTGGAAGCGCACGCTGCTCTCCGGGATGTCCCGCAGCGCATGGTTCAGCGCCTCGATGCGGAGCTGCGCGAACTTGCGGTACTCAGGCACGCTCATCCCCGACTGGATCTGCCACCCGTCCGCCAGGTCCGGGTCGTCGATCTGCAGCAGGAACCCCGCGTCCACGATCGCCTTGTACTCCACATGCATCGCGTCCGCGATGGCGAAGAGGTATTCCTCGTCGCTCGCGTAGTATTCGTTCTTCATCCAGTGCTCAATCGTCCCCGGCGCCACAGCCGGCAAATACGGCTCCGGCCCGTCGACGCCCTCCAGCGCCGCCTTGAAGTTGGCGATGTCCTCGGCCACGGCCTCCTGCCCTGTGTACGCCAGCGGCCCGACGCACACCACCTCGTAGCCGCCCAGATTGCCCCGGCCCTCGAAGTAGTCGGGAAAGTCC
The sequence above is drawn from the Chloroflexota bacterium genome and encodes:
- a CDS encoding cobalamin-independent methionine synthase II family protein gives rise to the protein MLRSTERILTMHAGTTPRVPELRQMVLDKSAGENVDQAELTARLRKAIAETVRRQVEIGLDSINDGELGKSSFTNYARERLTGHVHRLAQPGNVLARIYGRDAADFPDYFEGRGNLGGYEVVCVGPLAYTGQEAVAEDIANFKAALEGVDGPEPYLPAVAPGTIEHWMKNEYYASDEEYLFAIADAMHVEYKAIVDAGFLLQIDDPDLADGWQIQSGMSVPEYRKFAQLRIEALNHALRDIPESSVRFHMCWGSYKGPHVHDIPLADIVDIILDVKAEGYSIEASNPRHDHEWAVWKDVKLPEGKLLIPGVVGHANDFIEHPELVAQRLVRYAEAVGRENVMAGTDCGIGSRVGHAQVCWAKFESLVAGARLATEALWG